AAACCGCGCGTTCTATCGACCTTTCGCGTGTGCCGGGGGACCGCGCTGCTGGCCGTCCTCGCCGTCGTCGGTTTCGTCGTCGCCACTCGGGCCGCGATCTTCGGGCGGGCCGGCGTCTTCAGGCGGGCCCTGGGTCTTGTTCTCTGACGGGCCGGCGTCTTCAGGCGGCCCCTGGGTCTTGTTCTCCGGTGGGCCGGCGTGGGCGGGCGGCCCCTGGGTCTTGTTCTCGGGCGGGCCAGCGTGTGCGGGCGCGTTTCCGGGGTTGAACGTCGTCACGAACGAGGAGACGAACTGCCCCATGGGCCCGGAGACGTTCTCGTTCTGGACCGTGTGGACAAACGAGCTGACGTACAGCCCGAACGGATTGCTGTCCTCGACCGTGACGTTGCTGTAGTCGACGGTCCCGTTGTCGAAGGTCACGTTGAGGTCGACGTCCGAGGTCACGTTCTCGGTCTCGTTCTCGACGACTGACTCTGCGAGCAGATCGGCGGTCGTCGACCCCGTAAGGTTGTCCGAGGACGCGTTGACCGCGACGGTCAGATTGTCCTCGGGCGCGGACAATTCGACGACACCCTCGTCGTCAGTCGTGTAGTTTCCAACCCCGTCGTAAGTCGTATTCGTCGCGTTCGTCGTGTTCACCGTCGCGACAGCGACCGACGCGTTCGAGACGGTCGTATTGTTCTGTGTCACAGAGACGGTGACGTCGTCCCCGTCCTGTGAGACCGAGACGGTCAATCCGTCTGCCGCTGCGGCCGGACCCACGATAGAGAGGGCCACGGTGACAGCGACGATCAGTGCGAGTGCCTTGCTGGTGCGCATCTCATCCGATAGAGCGTGTGTAATTCCCATAAACCCGAACTCTCGTTCACCGCTGTTCACGACACGATCTTCAGCGATAATACCGCCATAGGTTCCGCTTTACTGTTTAAAAACACATTCTAGCGTTTAATACACATACATTGTATAGATATGAAAGAGTACCCACGCATGTCGTCACGTTTTTCAATCTCGACAGTTCCTGACTAATTAGTCAGTATGTTGGTCGCGAGCGTTCGATGGTCGGTCGGTGATTCTCGTGTCGACTGACGAGTCTGGCCCGTCGGTGAATCTCACCGAGGGGCCGTTGCTAAAGCCGTTGATCGTGCTGTCGCTGCCGATCGTCGCCTCGCAGTTGATGCAAGTCACGTACAATCTTGCCGACACCTTCTGGGTCGGACGGCTCGGGGAGAACGCGGTGACGGCGCTGTCGCTGTCGCTGCCGTTCGTCTTTCTGATGGTCAGTCTCGGCGGAGGATTGACTGTCGCCGGGACAGTGTTAGTCTCGCAGAACACTGGCGCGGGCCGGACGGATCGCGTGAGTCACGTCGCCGGCCAGACCATCGCGTTCGTCTCGCTCGTCTCGGTCGTGCTCGCCGGACTCGGCTTCCTACTCGCACCCACACTGCTACCGTTGATCGGAGGCTCAGCAGACCCCGAAGCGATCCGGCTGGCAGTCGTCTACACGCGGATCATCTTCGTGGGCGTCGTGTTCATGTTCGGCTTCTTCATCTTCCAGGCACTCTTGCGCGGGTACGGCGACACCGTGACGCCGATGTACCTGATGGGCGCGAGCGTCGTCCTGAACGTCGTGCTCGACCCCTTCCTCATCTTCGGCTTCGAAAACAATCTCCTGTTCGAGTGGGCCGACGCGCTACCGGTCGGGATCGACTTCGTGGCGCTACAGGCGGATCTCTACGCCGCGACAGGATTTGCCGGCTTCGGCGTCGAAGGTGCGGCGATCGCGACGGTCGCCTCCCGCGGTGTAGCCGCGATGATCGGCCTCTGGTTGCTGTTTTCGGGCCGACTCGGACTGACGCTCTCGCTGTCGGATCTCTATCTCGAACGAGAGACGGTCAAGAAGATCGTCGACATCGGCGTGCCGACAGCGGCCGAGCAGGGCGCGAACTCCCTGGCCTACACGGCGATGACGGCGCTGGCGGCGCTGGTCAGCGGCCCCGCCGTCGCAGCCTACGGGATCGGCAACCGCATCAATACGTTCGTGTTCCTGCCCGCAGTCGGACTGGCGCGCGGGACCGAGACGGCCGTCGGGCAGAATCTCGGAGCCGAAAAGGCAGACCGAGCGAAGCGAGCCGTCCTGCTGTCGAGTGGGATCGTCGTGGCAGTCTTCGGGTTCGTGAGTGTCCTGGTGTTCGTTCTCGCACGGCCGCTCGTGACGATCTTCATTCCGGGCGAAGCCGACGTCATCCGTCTCGGGACGGACTACTTCAAGATCATCGGCCCGACCTACGTCTTCATGGGGATCTTCCAGGTCGTCAACGCCGGGTTCCGCGGTGCCGGCTCGACGCGGACGGCGATGCTGTTCTCGATGCTCTCCCAGTGGGGGCTACGTATCCCGCCGACGTACCTGCTGATCACCCTCGCGGGGATCGGTGCGACGGGCGTCTGGGCCGGGATCGCGTTCTCACACGTCGCCGCAGCCGTTGCGGTCGGGATCTGGTACGTCCGCGGCGACTGGGCGAGCAGTGTGATCGAAGACGACGACACACCGGATTCGACGGAAACTGAGCCGTCCGTGGACTGACGGTTCCTCACGGGGCGAAACACTTCATAGTGGTTGCTGTAACGATTTACCGGTGTGACCGCACGACTGCGTGCGGTCAACCCGGAACAGACTTACAGCAACCACTATCAGTCACCGGCGACAAAAGGACGACTATCAGACGATGGCGAGAGACGACACCCGCGGACAGTCAGAGATTCTCGGTTCGCTCTTGATGGTAGCGATCGTGGTCGTCCTCGGTGTCGTCCTCACGGTCGCGGCGTTCGCGTTCCTCGAAGGCGGCGAAGCGGCAGATCCGGTGTCGCTGACGACCGGCGTAGACGCCGAAAACGTCACGGTCGGCCACCAGGCTGGCCGGACGATCGACGTCACCCAGACGACGGTGATCCTCCGGCAAGGGTCGACCGAGCGGCGGATTCCACTCACCGATTTCCAGCGCGTCAGCGGCAGCGCCGACGGGACGATGGTCGCGGGCGACGTGCTCAAGTCAGGCCACGGCCTCGACTCTGGGTCAGTCGACGTCCTCGTCGTCGACGAGAACCACAATCAGGTCCTCTCCGAGGAGACGCTGACGATTCCAGCACCCGGGATAGACGTGCTCCAGTTCGACGAGGCGACGATCGAAAGCTTCGAGTCCAGCCAGGACGAGGACGGCACCTACACCGTTCTCGACGGCGGTGACACCCTGAAGCTGACGAACAACACCTGGAAGCGGATCGACTACGACTACGAGATCAACGACTCGACGGTTCTGACGTTCGAATTCAAGAGCACGAGCGAAGGCGAGATCCACGGAATCGGCCTGGAAAACGACAACGGCCAGACCTCGGACCGTATCTTCCACGTTTTCGGAACACAGAACTGGGGCGAGCGGGACTTCGACACCTACCAGCTGGGCGACGGCTGGGTGCGATACGAGATTCCAGTCGGTGACTACTACACTGGCTCGGCGACGTATCTCGTGTTCGTCAACGACGACGACAGCGACGCCAGCGGCAACTCCTACTTCCGAAATGTCCGTGTCTCCGAAGAAGAGACCTGACCTGTCGACGGCCGACACGACTGCGCGTTCATGCGCAGTCAGTCCAGCCGGGAGACCTGACCTGTCGACGGCCGGCTCGTGAGCAGTCTCGTCTGCGAACAGCCCAGCCGGGAGACCTGACCTGTCGACGGCCGGCCCGCGAGCGCTCTCGTGCGCGAGCAGTCCGGCCGGGAGACGACTGACTGCTGATCTCAGGCGATCCGGTCCAGTCGGGCTGTGTCTTCGACCGCCGCCGAGATCCACGTCGTCACGCCGTCCGCGTCGTCGAAAATCGTCACTTCGTCCGGGTCCTCCGGGTCATCGTATCGGAAGTCGAGCTCGTACGTCGGCAGCCCATCAGTCTCGGTGACGAGGATGTCGCCGGAACTCATCGGTCCTCGAAGGTAGAATCGCACAACTCACCCTGGCACTCCGGACACGCCGCCCGATAGGACGCCGGGACGACTCGTTTTCCACAATCCGCACACTCGAACCGCAATCGACTGGACATCTGTTTCGAACTCATTGCCAGAAGGTCCCGTATCGCCAGCAATAAATGTTTCTCGTTTATAATTATATTTCCTAATATCCCGTAATACTCGATCGAGTCGGCTGCCAGGTCACTGGGCGCGGTCGATCAATTCTCGGGCTCGCTCGCTAGCCCGTTTTCGGACCGCGTCCTCGTCGAAGACCTGAACCTCGCGGTCGCGCAACAGGACCTGACCGTCACAGATAGTGTGGCGGACGTCACTACCACGGGCGGCGTAGGCGAGGTGGCTCACGAGGTCGTGTTCGGGCGTGAGATGCGGCGCGTCCAGATCCACGACCGCGAGATCGGCGTTCGCGCCGGCTTCGATCCGCCCCGAGTCGAGACCGAGGAGATCCGCGCTCCCCTGTGTAGCCATCTCGACCACACTCGCGGCGTCGACGGCGCTGGCGTCCTCGGCGGCGAGCTTGCCGAGCATCGCGGCGTCGCGCATCTCGTCGAACATGTCCAGGTCGTTGTTCGAGGCCGCCCCGTCCGTACCGAGGCCGACGCGCACGCCGGCGTCCAGCATGTCCTGGACGGGGGCCATCCCGCTGGCGAGTTTCATGTTCGAGGCCGGGCAGTGGACGACGCCGGTCCCGGTCTCGGCGAGCAACTCGATCTCGCTCTCGTCGACGTGAACGCCGTGGGCGACAAAGGTATCCGGGCCGAGAAGATCGAGGCCGTCTGCGTATTCGAGCGGGCGCTCGTCGTGTTCCTCGACGAGCGGATCGACCTCGTCTTCGGTCTCGTTGGCGTGGAAGTGGATCGGCAGGCCTTCCTCGCGGGCTTTCGGGACGAACTCACGGAGGTACTCCTCACCGACGGTGGTCAGACTGTGGGGCTGGAAGGTCGTCGTGATCCGGCCGTCGGCCGCGCCGTCGAGTTCGAGCGCGACGTCAAGGCTCTCCTGCATGTCTGCCCGCGCGCCCCCATCGTCTTTCGCGACGGTGACCGCAGTGTGGCCGAGGACCGCACGGACACCCGCGTCTTCGACGGCAGCCGCGATCTCGGGGACGTGGAAGTACATGTCCGAGAACGCCGTCGTCCCCGACTTGATCATCTCGACGATCCCCAGTTCCGCGCCGGCCCGGACGTCCTCGGGAGTGAATTCGGCCTCGACCGGCCAGATGTCTTCCTGAAGCCATGCATCGAGCGGCTTGTCGTCGGCGTATCCCCGGAGGAGCGTCATCGCGACGTGCGTGTGTGCGTTGACCAGCCCCGGGATCACGAGGTCGCCACCGGCGTCGAGTTCGTCCGCTGGTGCGGCGCTACGGGCCTCGTCACCAACTGCTTGGATTGTGCCGCTGTCCTGATCGATCAGTACGTCCGCGCGCTCGATCGTCAGATCGGGTCGGAGGACGCGCCCACCCGAGACGAGGAGGTCACTCATGGCCCGGGATTCACACGCGGGCGGTTTGACCGTTCGGGTCTGGATCGATGTCGTCACCGTCTTTTCCATCCGCCCGATAGCACCGTCGATGGCCGTCGCGACCCGCATCCGTGAGGTGCTCGTAGCAGTGAACCAATCCCGGAGCCGTCTTCTGGGAACGGTCGCGGCCGGCTGGTTTCTCGTGCTCGGGATGCGCTTCGTGATCCCGGCGATCCTGCCGACCATCCGCACGGAGTACGCTATCTCGAACGCGACCGCGGGCGTGGCCGTGACGATCTTGTGGCTCGCCTACGCCGGGATGCAGTTTCCGACTGGTGTATTCATCGACCGCGTCGGCGAGCGGGTCCTGCTCGTCGGCTCGATGCTGCTCTCGGCGCTCGGTCTCCTGGCCTACAGTTTCGCCCCCGTCTTCTCGCTCTTTCTGGTCGCGACGGTCGTGTTTGGGCTCGGAACCGGTCTCTATGGGCCGACTCGCGGGACGGTGCTCTCACGGTGTTTCGCCGACCGGGAGGGCGTCGCCTTCGGGACGGTGCTGGCGGCCGGGAGCGCGGGCGCAGCGTTGCTCCCGTTTCTCGCGGCGCTGGCGATCGGCAGCGTCGGCTGGCGGATCGCACTGGCCGGGGCCGCACCGATCTTCCTGGTGGTCGCGATCGGTCTCTGGTGGATCGTGCCGGCGCGTCCGACCGCCCGAACCGATCGCTCGCTCCTCCCGGACCTCCGGGCGTCGGTCGCTGGATTTCGGGATCGGAGACTCCTGCTCGCCGTCGCCGGCGCGACGCTCATGCTCTTTGGCTTCCAGGGCGTGACGGCCTTTTTGACGACGTATCTCTTCGAGCAGAAAGGACTCTCCCAGGGGCTTGCCGGTGGTCTGTTGAGTCTGCTGTTCGTCGGCGGGGCGCTGGCCCAGACGACCACCGGCGCGCTCGCGGATCGCTACGGGACGCCGCGCGTGCTCGCCGGCGTCGCGTTCGTGAGCGTCGTTCCGCTGGTCGCACTCCCGCTGCTCTCCGGGCCCGTAGCGCTCGGCGTGGCCTCGTTCGTGATCGGCTTTCGGATGAGTTCCGGGCCGCTGTCGAACGCCTACATCGTCGACGTACTGCCCGACGACGTCGAGGGGACCGCCTGGGGCCTGCTGCGGACCTCGTTTTTCGTCGTCGGCTCGTTCGGCTCCGTGCTCGTGGGCCTCATGGCCGACTGGAACGTCTTCGACGGTGCGTTCTACCTGCTGGCGGGGCTGACCGCGCTCGCGGGGCTGATCTATCTGGTATTACCCGAACGCTGAGGGACGGGCCGACCTGGCCGGCCGCCAGCAGAGGGAAAAGCAATTCCCCGCCCGGAACTACCTTCGACTATGCGCATCGCCCTGCCCAACAAGGGCCGCCTCCACGAGCCGAGCGTCGACCTGCTGGAACGTGCGGGCTTGCACGTCGTCGACGGGGCCGACCGCAAGCTCTACGCCGAGACCGTCGATCCAGACGTCACCGTGCTGTTCGCCCGCGCCGCCGACATCCCCGAGTACGTCTCGGATGGAGCCGCCGACGTCGGCATCACGGGATTAGATCAGGTCGAGGAATCCGCGACCGGCGATCTGATCGACCTGCTCGACCTGGAGTTCGGCCGCTGTAAGCTCGTACTGGCTGCGCCCGAGGACGGCGACATCGAGTCGGTGGCAGATCTCGACGGCGGCACCGTCGCCACGGAGTTCCCGAACGTCACGCGCGACTTTTTCGCCGACTGGGACGTCGAGGTCGACATCGCGGAGGTGTCGGGCGCAACTGAGTTGACACCGCACGTCGACATCGCCGACGCCATCGTCGACATCACCTCGACCGGGACCACGCTGCGGATGAACCGCCTGGAGATCGTCGCGGACGTGCTCGAATCGTCCGTCCGGCTGTTCGCTCGCGAGGACGTCGTCGACGACGAGAAAGTCCAGCAGATCGAGACCGCCCTCGCGTCGGTGCTCGCGGCCGACGGGAAACGCTACCTGATGATGAACGTTCCCGAAGAGGCGCTGGACGATGTGAAAGACGTGTTGCCCGGGATGGGCGGGCCGACGGTGATGGATATCGCCGGGAAAGAGGACGTGGCGGTTCACGCCGTCGTCGACGATAGCGACGTCTTCGAGACGATCAACTCTCTCAAGGACGTGGGTGCGAGCGACGTGCTCGTGACCGAGATCGAGCGTCTCGTCGAGTGAACGGGCCATAGTGCCCTTCCGGGGAGATCACTCGATAATAAGTGAGACTGTGATTTTCTCTTCGTCCCCGTAGGAGTTCGTCGCCGTAATCGCCAGTATGTACTCACCACCGACGTATCTCTCTGGAGGTGTGACAGTAATCGATGGTGACGTCGATGTCTGGTTGCTGTCCCAGGCGAGTTCGTACGTTCCGTCTTCTCCGACCCGATTATCACTGACGTCGTTCCCAGCGTCACTCGTGACGTCCCAGTCTGTCCAGAGTTGGCGGATCGCAATCTGGTTGGTGTACGCGGCCGAGATCGTGAGTTCACCCTGGCCACCAACCCCGATCGTCTCTCCCGTTGCGCTCAGTGTCAGGTCACTACACCCGTCCCGCGTGAAGTCCCACCGCTGCTCGTCGTCTCGGACGACGACCGACCCTCGCATCCCCTCGTCGTGATGGGCGTAACACGCGTAGCGGTAGACTCCAATGTGGTCGAGCGTCTTCGACTCCGAGTACGGTGCTGCTCGGGGATCCGGGACGGTGCTGGGGTCGTCTTCGACCCGTTCCTGCCGGACGATGTAGTGTTCCCCGTCGCCGATCCACTCCCAGGTGACCGTCGTCCCCCGATCGACGATCACGGCCGGCGGATCGAGGGCGTGGCCATTGGGCCCCGCCCCGACATCGATGGTCACCTCGGTCTGGCCTCGTTTGTCTACGACGGTCCCGTCGTACCCGTTCGACTCGAAGACCCACGGATCGAGGGGAGGGGAACCGCGCTCGATCTGGTTGCCACAGAACGTCTGCTCGTCGAAGGAAACCGGGCCGACGTCGCCCCCGTTTCGCATCCGGTATGGACTCGCCGCGAACCCGTGGACGTAGTTCTCGATGATTTCGTTGTTCTGGCTCCAGGCACCGCCGTCGACATCATCCGAGGGTGCCCAGGCCCCAAAACTGATCGGGAGTGGCGAGTCGCCGATGTCGTTCCACCGGACGAGACAGTCATTGCCCTTCAGATCGAGGGCCGCGTTGACCTCGCCCTCCGTGTTGTGGCCAGCGTTGCGCGTCGTGCAGTGTTCGATCGTGACGTTCGAACTACCGAGCTTCACGTCGACGAGTTCGTTGTGGCGGTACCCGGCGCTGTTGTCGATGTGGT
The Halapricum salinum genome window above contains:
- a CDS encoding proline-rich domain-containing protein — translated: MRTSKALALIVAVTVALSIVGPAAAADGLTVSVSQDGDDVTVSVTQNNTTVSNASVAVATVNTTNATNTTYDGVGNYTTDDEGVVELSAPEDNLTVAVNASSDNLTGSTTADLLAESVVENETENVTSDVDLNVTFDNGTVDYSNVTVEDSNPFGLYVSSFVHTVQNENVSGPMGQFVSSFVTTFNPGNAPAHAGPPENKTQGPPAHAGPPENKTQGPPEDAGPSENKTQGPPEDAGPPEDRGPSGDDETDDGEDGQQRGPPAHAKGR
- a CDS encoding plastocyanin/azurin family copper-binding protein, which translates into the protein MVTLYVSPNGDDANTGDEQDPLATIQTAFEQADPGDTIELEPGEYREEVWTTSDGNPDEPITLTGPTDAVISPPAGASHALRIAHSHVHVRGMTIDGLLEPDRKYQDYDAWVDRCVFITPVSRYDQETGEGPEYLYDVVLEPSRMGNCARAMVQTQRIRDSSIGNFEVIGPAGMQFDRRVDNHEIGHVREIVYVGSPETHRGEPYYKYDTLDRSQNVRIHHIDNSAGYRHNELVDVKLGSSNVTIEHCTTRNAGHNTEGEVNAALDLKGNDCLVRWNDIGDSPLPISFGAWAPSDDVDGGAWSQNNEIIENYVHGFAASPYRMRNGGDVGPVSFDEQTFCGNQIERGSPPLDPWVFESNGYDGTVVDKRGQTEVTIDVGAGPNGHALDPPAVIVDRGTTVTWEWIGDGEHYIVRQERVEDDPSTVPDPRAAPYSESKTLDHIGVYRYACYAHHDEGMRGSVVVRDDEQRWDFTRDGCSDLTLSATGETIGVGGQGELTISAAYTNQIAIRQLWTDWDVTSDAGNDVSDNRVGEDGTYELAWDSNQTSTSPSITVTPPERYVGGEYILAITATNSYGDEEKITVSLIIE
- a CDS encoding amidohydrolase; the encoded protein is MSDLLVSGGRVLRPDLTIERADVLIDQDSGTIQAVGDEARSAAPADELDAGGDLVIPGLVNAHTHVAMTLLRGYADDKPLDAWLQEDIWPVEAEFTPEDVRAGAELGIVEMIKSGTTAFSDMYFHVPEIAAAVEDAGVRAVLGHTAVTVAKDDGGARADMQESLDVALELDGAADGRITTTFQPHSLTTVGEEYLREFVPKAREEGLPIHFHANETEDEVDPLVEEHDERPLEYADGLDLLGPDTFVAHGVHVDESEIELLAETGTGVVHCPASNMKLASGMAPVQDMLDAGVRVGLGTDGAASNNDLDMFDEMRDAAMLGKLAAEDASAVDAASVVEMATQGSADLLGLDSGRIEAGANADLAVVDLDAPHLTPEHDLVSHLAYAARGSDVRHTICDGQVLLRDREVQVFDEDAVRKRASERARELIDRAQ
- the hisG gene encoding ATP phosphoribosyltransferase translates to MRIALPNKGRLHEPSVDLLERAGLHVVDGADRKLYAETVDPDVTVLFARAADIPEYVSDGAADVGITGLDQVEESATGDLIDLLDLEFGRCKLVLAAPEDGDIESVADLDGGTVATEFPNVTRDFFADWDVEVDIAEVSGATELTPHVDIADAIVDITSTGTTLRMNRLEIVADVLESSVRLFAREDVVDDEKVQQIETALASVLAADGKRYLMMNVPEEALDDVKDVLPGMGGPTVMDIAGKEDVAVHAVVDDSDVFETINSLKDVGASDVLVTEIERLVE
- a CDS encoding rubrerythrin-like domain-containing protein; this encodes MSSKQMSSRLRFECADCGKRVVPASYRAACPECQGELCDSTFEDR
- a CDS encoding archaellin/type IV pilin N-terminal domain-containing protein — encoded protein: MARDDTRGQSEILGSLLMVAIVVVLGVVLTVAAFAFLEGGEAADPVSLTTGVDAENVTVGHQAGRTIDVTQTTVILRQGSTERRIPLTDFQRVSGSADGTMVAGDVLKSGHGLDSGSVDVLVVDENHNQVLSEETLTIPAPGIDVLQFDEATIESFESSQDEDGTYTVLDGGDTLKLTNNTWKRIDYDYEINDSTVLTFEFKSTSEGEIHGIGLENDNGQTSDRIFHVFGTQNWGERDFDTYQLGDGWVRYEIPVGDYYTGSATYLVFVNDDDSDASGNSYFRNVRVSEEET
- a CDS encoding MFS transporter — translated: MARDSHAGGLTVRVWIDVVTVFSIRPIAPSMAVATRIREVLVAVNQSRSRLLGTVAAGWFLVLGMRFVIPAILPTIRTEYAISNATAGVAVTILWLAYAGMQFPTGVFIDRVGERVLLVGSMLLSALGLLAYSFAPVFSLFLVATVVFGLGTGLYGPTRGTVLSRCFADREGVAFGTVLAAGSAGAALLPFLAALAIGSVGWRIALAGAAPIFLVVAIGLWWIVPARPTARTDRSLLPDLRASVAGFRDRRLLLAVAGATLMLFGFQGVTAFLTTYLFEQKGLSQGLAGGLLSLLFVGGALAQTTTGALADRYGTPRVLAGVAFVSVVPLVALPLLSGPVALGVASFVIGFRMSSGPLSNAYIVDVLPDDVEGTAWGLLRTSFFVVGSFGSVLVGLMADWNVFDGAFYLLAGLTALAGLIYLVLPER
- a CDS encoding MATE family efflux transporter is translated as MSTDESGPSVNLTEGPLLKPLIVLSLPIVASQLMQVTYNLADTFWVGRLGENAVTALSLSLPFVFLMVSLGGGLTVAGTVLVSQNTGAGRTDRVSHVAGQTIAFVSLVSVVLAGLGFLLAPTLLPLIGGSADPEAIRLAVVYTRIIFVGVVFMFGFFIFQALLRGYGDTVTPMYLMGASVVLNVVLDPFLIFGFENNLLFEWADALPVGIDFVALQADLYAATGFAGFGVEGAAIATVASRGVAAMIGLWLLFSGRLGLTLSLSDLYLERETVKKIVDIGVPTAAEQGANSLAYTAMTALAALVSGPAVAAYGIGNRINTFVFLPAVGLARGTETAVGQNLGAEKADRAKRAVLLSSGIVVAVFGFVSVLVFVLARPLVTIFIPGEADVIRLGTDYFKIIGPTYVFMGIFQVVNAGFRGAGSTRTAMLFSMLSQWGLRIPPTYLLITLAGIGATGVWAGIAFSHVAAAVAVGIWYVRGDWASSVIEDDDTPDSTETEPSVD